In the Desulfofalx alkaliphila DSM 12257 genome, ATTTACTTCGAAGGAATTTGTTCGCTCATGCGAAGCCCTGTTCATCCAGCAAAGCATGAGCCGAACAGGCTGTCCCTATGACAATGCACCGATCGAGCGCTACTTTAACACCTTGAAACATGAGCTGATCTATCTTTTCGAGTATAGAACTGAACGTGAATTGGATGCTGCAGTAGCGGAATTTGCCTACGCTTGGTATAACCGAGTACGGCCTCACACGTTCAATGGTGGTCTAACACCGGCTGCTGCCAGAGTGGCTTGATACTATGTGCTGGTGTTACAATTTTGCTTGACCACGTCAATGTAATTGCAGATACAATAGACCTGGTTGTTTGGGGGAGAACGGTTTCAGGTATATTGCAAATGAAAGATCCTGAGAATATAGTTGATAAAATTGATAATTTGACAACAATAGTATTAACGATAGATTCTACAATTAGCGATGTTAATAAACTGACAACTAAACACCCTGAAATAAAAGATATATTAAACTCCAAAATATTTAACCCATTAACTGACCGACAAAAAAATGATATTTTCTTAATGAGTAAACAAAATGTTGTTTATGAATTAAACGAACGCAGTAAGCTTCTAAATTTATTAATCGATTATTTAAACAAAAAGCTTTTGCAAGTTAATATCCGCCAAATTAATAGCGATTATTTCCCTACAGTAGTTGCATATGCAGATATAGTGGATTTTGACGGCATGCCTGTTGAGGTGAAAAAAGAAGATATATATATTCAAGATAACGGCAAAGCAGTAGACAAAGCTTCTGTCACTATAATACCTAGAAGAGAAGAACGGGTTAGAACACCTGTAAATATTCACTTGGTCTTTGATATTAGCAGTAGCATGAAGGGGAGCCCAATGGTTGGGGCAAAGGAAGCAGGTATACACTTTTTAGATTTAATAAATGATGAAAAGGTGGCTGTTAGTGCTTTCAATAATAACTATCAATCACTGGTAAGCATGACAAATGACAAGGAGCTTTTAACAGAGGCAATAAATGGATTACAATCAAGTGGAGGCACAGCTCTTTATGATGCAATATTAACAGCCACAGAAAGCACAGCTGATGCCATCGGAAGAAAAGCTATAATAGTGCTTTCGGACGGTGCAGACACCAATAGTTCTGCAAGTATAGAAGAAGCCATAACAGCGGCTAGAAATTCCGGTGTTACTATTTTTGCTATAGCCCTAGGAAGCTTTGATGCCCTGCCTTTAGAGACCTTAGCACTTGGAACCGGTGGTATGGTCTTATATACTCATGACCCTTCTGAGTTAAAAACGATCTATGAAAGGTTTAACAAGATGGTTCAAGGTGAGTATAAAATAACTTACAATGCTATAAGTGATGGGTTTAATGAAAGAGAACTGTTTTTACAAGTAAACTATGCAGGTATAATCGAAAAAGATAAGTCAAGATACACAGTTGCCCAAATCCCTACGAAAGAAGAGAGGGATATGAATAATGAATAACAATGATTTCTTGAAAGAACTTTTAGACAAAGAAAAATTAAATAAGGAGAATAGTGAAGAGCAGGAAAAGGAAAAAAAACCCACGGAGCAAAAGGTTAAGTCAGAAATTAACTTTAAAGGATTGGCTTTAAAGACTATAAGCCATGTGTTTGCTTGGATTAATCTTGAGGCATTAATACTGGGGGCAGGATTGGGAGTTCTAAACTATTTTTTTACGATATCTCCCTTGTTTCTTTTGCCCTTTATCTTAACTTGCTGGGTGCTCATAAGAATTAATTCTGATAGAAAGTTCAAATGGCTTATAAGCAGCGCTTTTTATAGTCTATTATTTTATATGGGGTGGGGAGCGGTAACCTTTATATTAAACATCAATCTTATTTCGGATGATTTTAAGAATTATACTTATATGCTGTCATATTTGTATGAATCGCTGGTGGTTATTGGAAATATAATAGCCTGTTATTTCTTTTATTTATTAAGAAACAGAAATCTTGGAAGTATTAAATATAAAAGGGTGCTTGACTTT is a window encoding:
- a CDS encoding integrase core domain-containing protein → FTSKEFVRSCEALFIQQSMSRTGCPYDNAPIERYFNTLKHELIYLFEYRTERELDAAVAEFAYAWYNRVRPHTFNGGLTPAAARVA
- a CDS encoding vWA domain-containing protein codes for the protein MLDHVNVIADTIDLVVWGRTVSGILQMKDPENIVDKIDNLTTIVLTIDSTISDVNKLTTKHPEIKDILNSKIFNPLTDRQKNDIFLMSKQNVVYELNERSKLLNLLIDYLNKKLLQVNIRQINSDYFPTVVAYADIVDFDGMPVEVKKEDIYIQDNGKAVDKASVTIIPRREERVRTPVNIHLVFDISSSMKGSPMVGAKEAGIHFLDLINDEKVAVSAFNNNYQSLVSMTNDKELLTEAINGLQSSGGTALYDAILTATESTADAIGRKAIIVLSDGADTNSSASIEEAITAARNSGVTIFAIALGSFDALPLETLALGTGGMVLYTHDPSELKTIYERFNKMVQGEYKITYNAISDGFNERELFLQVNYAGIIEKDKSRYTVAQIPTKEERDMNNE